In one window of Ptiloglossa arizonensis isolate GNS036 chromosome 5, iyPtiAriz1_principal, whole genome shotgun sequence DNA:
- the LOC143147593 gene encoding transcription initiation factor TFIID subunit 5-like isoform X2, which produces MDNEKSTMLAVLQLLRKYNLKGTEELFKKEANLTDISPDEAQQTDSEVNSVLSAYKSEGDPALYEKAYSELKKFVESSLDIYKHELGTILYPVLVHMYLELVYNNHSDEAKQLLEKFGGNLEEYYQNDLKRLSNVTRREQMAGNELTDTFKSNQFIIRMSRDTLSILKRHLQEKKHSVLLNIIQEHLYFDMYEGVARNKQQIDATSGAVVGEATRQDNKAKVYYGLLKEPDIQCVPPTEEEEDDTGGADGDKPKKKKAKKDPLFSKKTKSDPNAPPVGRMPLPNLKDADKLEKVKALREASKRVVLGPDTLPSICFYTLLNAVHTVTAAEVAEDSSLLAIGFSDSSIKVWTLIPQKLRLMKTGEQLQDIDREADDVLVRMMDDRTAESSRCLYGHNGPVYSLSFSPDRNLLLSSSEDSTVRLWSLHTWTCVVCYKGHLFPVWCVRFSSHGYYFATSSHDKTARLWATDSHQPLRIFAGHYSDVDAIQFHPNSNYVATGSSDMTKVDF; this is translated from the exons atggaCAACGAGAAAAGTACCATGCTCGCAGTTTTGCAGCTGCTTAGAAAGTACAATCTGAAG GGAACAGAAGAACTGTTCAAGAAAGAAGCGAATCTGACGGATATCTCTCCGGATGAAGCTCAGCAAACTGATTCTGAAGTAAACAGTGTACTTTCTGCATACAAAAGTGAGGGAGATCCTGCACTTTATGAAAAAGCATACAGCGagttaaaaaaatttgtagaGAGTTCTTTAGATATATATAAG cATGAGTTGGGTACAATATTATACCCAGTCTTGGTACATATGTATCTTGAATTGGTTTATAATAATCATTCTGATGAAGCTAAACAACTTCTGGAAAAATTTGGTGGAAATTTAGAAGAATATTATCAAAATGATTTAAAAAGATTGTCCAATGTTACCAGACGTGAACAAATGGCAGGAAACGAGTTAACCGACACTTTCAA atCCAATCAGTTTATAATTAGAATGTCAAGGGATACACTTTCAATATTGAAACGACATTTACAAGAAAAAAAACATAGCGTGTTATTAAACATCATACAAGAGCATCTGTATTTTGATATGTATGAGGGCGTGGCAAGAAATAAACAGCAAATTGATGCTACATCAGGAGCAGTAGTTGGTGAAGCAACTAGGCAAG ATAATAAGGCGAAAGTGTATTATGGACTTCTAAAGGAGCCAGACATTCAATGTGTGCCTCCAACTGAAGAAGAGGAAGATGATACAGGTGGTGCAGATGGAGAcaaaccaaaaaagaaaaaggctaAGAAAGATCCTTTATTTTCTAAGAAAACTAAATCGGATCCAAATGCACCACCAGTTGGTAGAATGCCTTTACCCAATTT AAAAGACGCCGATAAATTGGAGAAGGTAAAAGCACTAAGGGAAGCATCAAAACGGGTCGTTCTCGGTCCAGACACTTTACCGTCTATATGCTTTTACACGCTTCTGAACGCGGTTCATAC TGTGACAGCGGCAGAAGTGGCAGAGGATTCGAGTTTACTAGCCATTGGATTCAGTGACTCTAGTATAAAAGTGTGGACCTTAATTCCACAAAAATTAAGACTGATGAAGACGGGCGAACAATTACAGGATATTGACAGAGAAGCAG ATGACGTATTGGTAAGGATGATGGATGATCGTACAGCGGAATCATCGAGGTGTTTGTACGGACATAACGGCCCCGTATACAGTTTGTCATTTAGTCCGGATAGAAATCTTCTTCTTTCATCGTCAGAAGATAGTACAG TTAGACTGTGGTCCTTACATACATGGACATGTGTCGTGTGCTACAAGGGACACTTATTCCCAGTGTGGTGTGTCAGATTTTCATCTCACGGTTATTACTTCGCGACATCTTCCCATGATAAAACTGCCAGACTTTGGGCAACTGATTCCCATCAGCCTCTTCGTATATTTGCCGGACATTATTCTGATGTAGATGCAA TACAATTTCATCCAAACTCGAACTACGTGGCGACCGGTTCCAGTGACATGACA AAGGTCGATTTCTAG
- the LOC143147594 gene encoding annexin B9 isoform X3: protein MYPNRQGAPNVQEYFSGPSPCYSAPNTYSNNASTYQGGSYPGGQGAGSYSPYGGTSASPQHSRSTLTPRRDQFTPKLSPTVVPYTDFNPRTDATALRKAMKGFGTDEKTIIQVLANRSNLQRQEIAVQFKTLYGKDLIKDLKSELTGNFEKLILAMMMPLPQYYAKELHDAMSGVGTDECVLIEVLCTMSNHEIRVIKQAYEAMYGRSLEDDLMDDTSGNFKRLMVSLCCANRDESFDVNPLAAIEDAKELLRAGELRFGTDESTFNAILVQRNVPQLRQIFQEYENITGHTIEDAIGYEFSGDIKKGLLAIVKCVKNRAGFFAEQLYKSMKGLGTDDDRLIRLVVTRCEVDMEEIKEMFSQMYNESLADFISGDCSGDYKKCLLALIS, encoded by the exons ATGTATCCAAATCGTCAAGGAGCACCAAATGTACAAGAATACTTTAGCGGACCTTCCCCTTGCTATTCTGCTCCTAATACTTACTCGAATAATGCAAGCACCTACCAAGGCGGAAGCTATCCTGGGGGGCAGGGTGCAGGATCGTATTCTCCATATGGAGGTACATCTGCTTCACCTCAGCATTCTCGCTCAACCCTGACCCCCCGGAGAGATCAGTTTACGCCTAAG TTGTCTCCTACCGTTGTGCCCTATACTGATTTCAACCCTAGGACAGATGCAACTGCTTTAAGGAAGGCAATGAAAGGATTTGGTACAGATGAGAAGACTATTATTCAAGTACTTGCCAATCGCAGTAATTTGCAGCGCCAAGAAATTGCCGTTCAATTCAAAACTCTTTATGGAAAG GATCTTATAAAAGATTTGAAATCCGAATTAACGggcaatttcgaaaaattgattcttgCTATGATGATGCCACTACCTCAGTATTATGCCAAAGAATTGCATGATGCAATGTCTGGCGTCGGTACCGATGAATGCGTGCTTATCGAAGTGTTATGTACTATGTCTAATCATGAGATTCGTGTAATTAAACAGGCTTACGAAGCAA TGTACGGTAGATCTTTGGAGGATGATCTAATGGATGATACATCCGGCAACTTTAAACGTTTAATGGTATCATTATGTTGTGCCAACAGAGATGAGTCATTCGACGTGAATCCTCTTGCCGCAATAGAAGATGCCAAAGAACTTCTCAGAGCCG GTGAACTTCGTTTTGGGACCGATGAATCAACATTTAATGCCATTCTTGTTCAAAGAAACGTTCCGCAATTGCGACAGATATTCCAAGAGTATGAAAATATAACCGGTCACACCATCGAAGATGCTATCGGGTATGAGTTCTCTGGTGACATTAAGAAAGGTCTTCTTGCAATTG TGAAATGTGTAAAAAACAGAGCCGGTTTCTTTGCTGAGCAATTGTATAAGAGTATGAAGGGTCTTGGTACGGACGATGACCGTTTGATCAGATTGGTCGTCACACGTTGTGAGGTGGACATGGAAGAAATAAAGGAAATGTTTTCTCAAATGTATAACGAATCTCTGGCGGATTTTATTTCC GGAGATTGTTCCGGAGATTATAAGAAGTGTCTACTAGCTCTCATTTCTTAA
- the LOC143147594 gene encoding annexin B9 isoform X1: protein MSYGYQGPPVIQFPGHAPPPTSFGVPPGTPSAPGDASASGALPYPQSHNIGFTNVPPASFGTQPYSPYQSNIYPTQPNHQKFPYSQSNHPQPTYPQPNHPQPTYPQPNHPQSTYPQPNHPQPTYPEWPLSAQGGPPQQLSYGMPRFVHQQPQTCSMYPNRQGAPNVQEYFSGPSPCYSAPNTYSNNASTYQGGSYPGGQGAGSYSPYGGTSASPQHSRSTLTPRRDQFTPKLSPTVVPYTDFNPRTDATALRKAMKGFGTDEKTIIQVLANRSNLQRQEIAVQFKTLYGKDLIKDLKSELTGNFEKLILAMMMPLPQYYAKELHDAMSGVGTDECVLIEVLCTMSNHEIRVIKQAYEAMYGRSLEDDLMDDTSGNFKRLMVSLCCANRDESFDVNPLAAIEDAKELLRAGELRFGTDESTFNAILVQRNVPQLRQIFQEYENITGHTIEDAIGYEFSGDIKKGLLAIVKCVKNRAGFFAEQLYKSMKGLGTDDDRLIRLVVTRCEVDMEEIKEMFSQMYNESLADFISGDCSGDYKKCLLALIS, encoded by the exons atgaGTTACGGCTATCAA GGACCACCTGTGATTCAGTTTCCGGGACATGCACCGCCACCAACATCATTTGGCGTTCCACCTGGTACGCCCTCTGCCCCTGGTGATGCCTCTGCCTCCGGTGCTCTGCCATATCCTCAAAGTCACAATATAGGCTTTACAAATGTCCCGCCTGCATCTTTTGGAACACAGCCTTATTCTCCTTACCAATCAAATATTTATCCAACGCAAcctaatcatcaaaaatttccttaTTCCCAATCTAATCATCCACAACCTACTTATCCCCAACCTAATCATCCTCAACCTACTTATCCCCAACCTAATCATCCTCAATCTACTTATCCCCAACCTAATCATCCACAACCTACTTATCCTGAGTGGCCTCTCTCAGCACAAGGAGGTCCTCCGCAGCAATTATCCTATGGTATGCCTAGATTTGTACACCAACAACCGCAAACCTGCAGCATGTATCCAAATCGTCAAGGAGCACCAAATGTACAAGAATACTTTAGCGGACCTTCCCCTTGCTATTCTGCTCCTAATACTTACTCGAATAATGCAAGCACCTACCAAGGCGGAAGCTATCCTGGGGGGCAGGGTGCAGGATCGTATTCTCCATATGGAGGTACATCTGCTTCACCTCAGCATTCTCGCTCAACCCTGACCCCCCGGAGAGATCAGTTTACGCCTAAG TTGTCTCCTACCGTTGTGCCCTATACTGATTTCAACCCTAGGACAGATGCAACTGCTTTAAGGAAGGCAATGAAAGGATTTGGTACAGATGAGAAGACTATTATTCAAGTACTTGCCAATCGCAGTAATTTGCAGCGCCAAGAAATTGCCGTTCAATTCAAAACTCTTTATGGAAAG GATCTTATAAAAGATTTGAAATCCGAATTAACGggcaatttcgaaaaattgattcttgCTATGATGATGCCACTACCTCAGTATTATGCCAAAGAATTGCATGATGCAATGTCTGGCGTCGGTACCGATGAATGCGTGCTTATCGAAGTGTTATGTACTATGTCTAATCATGAGATTCGTGTAATTAAACAGGCTTACGAAGCAA TGTACGGTAGATCTTTGGAGGATGATCTAATGGATGATACATCCGGCAACTTTAAACGTTTAATGGTATCATTATGTTGTGCCAACAGAGATGAGTCATTCGACGTGAATCCTCTTGCCGCAATAGAAGATGCCAAAGAACTTCTCAGAGCCG GTGAACTTCGTTTTGGGACCGATGAATCAACATTTAATGCCATTCTTGTTCAAAGAAACGTTCCGCAATTGCGACAGATATTCCAAGAGTATGAAAATATAACCGGTCACACCATCGAAGATGCTATCGGGTATGAGTTCTCTGGTGACATTAAGAAAGGTCTTCTTGCAATTG TGAAATGTGTAAAAAACAGAGCCGGTTTCTTTGCTGAGCAATTGTATAAGAGTATGAAGGGTCTTGGTACGGACGATGACCGTTTGATCAGATTGGTCGTCACACGTTGTGAGGTGGACATGGAAGAAATAAAGGAAATGTTTTCTCAAATGTATAACGAATCTCTGGCGGATTTTATTTCC GGAGATTGTTCCGGAGATTATAAGAAGTGTCTACTAGCTCTCATTTCTTAA
- the LOC143147595 gene encoding uncharacterized protein LOC143147595 has product MSYGYQGPPISQYPGCASPATSFGVPPGMPSVLGAAFPPGAVPYTQSHNVGFTNASHVSFGTQPYSPYQPNIYPTQPIYPQFHHPQPTYPQPNHPPPTYPQPNHPQSNQPIHGHWSYPVPGGPP; this is encoded by the exons ATGAGTTACGGCTATCAA GGACCACCTATCAGTCAGTATCCCGGATGTGCATCGCCAGCAACATCATTTGGGGTTCCACCTGGTATGCCCTCTGTCCTTGGTGCTGCCTTTCCCCCCGGTGCTGTGCCATATACTCAAAGTCATAATGTAGGCTTTACAAATGCCTCACATGTATCTTTTGGAACACAGCCTTATTCTCCTTATCAACCGAATATTTATCCAACGCAACCTATCTATCCCCAATTTCATCATCCACAACCTACATATCCCCAACCTAATCATCCACCACCTACTTATCCCCAACCTAATCATCCACAATCTAATCAACCTATACATGGACATTGGTCTTACCCGGTACCAGGCGGTCCTCCGTAG
- the LOC143147594 gene encoding annexin B11 isoform X4, with amino-acid sequence MSYGYQLSPTVVPYTDFNPRTDATALRKAMKGFGTDEKTIIQVLANRSNLQRQEIAVQFKTLYGKDLIKDLKSELTGNFEKLILAMMMPLPQYYAKELHDAMSGVGTDECVLIEVLCTMSNHEIRVIKQAYEAMYGRSLEDDLMDDTSGNFKRLMVSLCCANRDESFDVNPLAAIEDAKELLRAGELRFGTDESTFNAILVQRNVPQLRQIFQEYENITGHTIEDAIGYEFSGDIKKGLLAIVKCVKNRAGFFAEQLYKSMKGLGTDDDRLIRLVVTRCEVDMEEIKEMFSQMYNESLADFISGDCSGDYKKCLLALIS; translated from the exons atgaGTTACGGCTATCAA TTGTCTCCTACCGTTGTGCCCTATACTGATTTCAACCCTAGGACAGATGCAACTGCTTTAAGGAAGGCAATGAAAGGATTTGGTACAGATGAGAAGACTATTATTCAAGTACTTGCCAATCGCAGTAATTTGCAGCGCCAAGAAATTGCCGTTCAATTCAAAACTCTTTATGGAAAG GATCTTATAAAAGATTTGAAATCCGAATTAACGggcaatttcgaaaaattgattcttgCTATGATGATGCCACTACCTCAGTATTATGCCAAAGAATTGCATGATGCAATGTCTGGCGTCGGTACCGATGAATGCGTGCTTATCGAAGTGTTATGTACTATGTCTAATCATGAGATTCGTGTAATTAAACAGGCTTACGAAGCAA TGTACGGTAGATCTTTGGAGGATGATCTAATGGATGATACATCCGGCAACTTTAAACGTTTAATGGTATCATTATGTTGTGCCAACAGAGATGAGTCATTCGACGTGAATCCTCTTGCCGCAATAGAAGATGCCAAAGAACTTCTCAGAGCCG GTGAACTTCGTTTTGGGACCGATGAATCAACATTTAATGCCATTCTTGTTCAAAGAAACGTTCCGCAATTGCGACAGATATTCCAAGAGTATGAAAATATAACCGGTCACACCATCGAAGATGCTATCGGGTATGAGTTCTCTGGTGACATTAAGAAAGGTCTTCTTGCAATTG TGAAATGTGTAAAAAACAGAGCCGGTTTCTTTGCTGAGCAATTGTATAAGAGTATGAAGGGTCTTGGTACGGACGATGACCGTTTGATCAGATTGGTCGTCACACGTTGTGAGGTGGACATGGAAGAAATAAAGGAAATGTTTTCTCAAATGTATAACGAATCTCTGGCGGATTTTATTTCC GGAGATTGTTCCGGAGATTATAAGAAGTGTCTACTAGCTCTCATTTCTTAA
- the LOC143147594 gene encoding annexin B9 isoform X2: MSYGYQFPGHAPPPTSFGVPPGTPSAPGDASASGALPYPQSHNIGFTNVPPASFGTQPYSPYQSNIYPTQPNHQKFPYSQSNHPQPTYPQPNHPQPTYPQPNHPQSTYPQPNHPQPTYPEWPLSAQGGPPQQLSYGMPRFVHQQPQTCSMYPNRQGAPNVQEYFSGPSPCYSAPNTYSNNASTYQGGSYPGGQGAGSYSPYGGTSASPQHSRSTLTPRRDQFTPKLSPTVVPYTDFNPRTDATALRKAMKGFGTDEKTIIQVLANRSNLQRQEIAVQFKTLYGKDLIKDLKSELTGNFEKLILAMMMPLPQYYAKELHDAMSGVGTDECVLIEVLCTMSNHEIRVIKQAYEAMYGRSLEDDLMDDTSGNFKRLMVSLCCANRDESFDVNPLAAIEDAKELLRAGELRFGTDESTFNAILVQRNVPQLRQIFQEYENITGHTIEDAIGYEFSGDIKKGLLAIVKCVKNRAGFFAEQLYKSMKGLGTDDDRLIRLVVTRCEVDMEEIKEMFSQMYNESLADFISGDCSGDYKKCLLALIS, from the exons atgaGTTACGGCTATCAA TTTCCGGGACATGCACCGCCACCAACATCATTTGGCGTTCCACCTGGTACGCCCTCTGCCCCTGGTGATGCCTCTGCCTCCGGTGCTCTGCCATATCCTCAAAGTCACAATATAGGCTTTACAAATGTCCCGCCTGCATCTTTTGGAACACAGCCTTATTCTCCTTACCAATCAAATATTTATCCAACGCAAcctaatcatcaaaaatttccttaTTCCCAATCTAATCATCCACAACCTACTTATCCCCAACCTAATCATCCTCAACCTACTTATCCCCAACCTAATCATCCTCAATCTACTTATCCCCAACCTAATCATCCACAACCTACTTATCCTGAGTGGCCTCTCTCAGCACAAGGAGGTCCTCCGCAGCAATTATCCTATGGTATGCCTAGATTTGTACACCAACAACCGCAAACCTGCAGCATGTATCCAAATCGTCAAGGAGCACCAAATGTACAAGAATACTTTAGCGGACCTTCCCCTTGCTATTCTGCTCCTAATACTTACTCGAATAATGCAAGCACCTACCAAGGCGGAAGCTATCCTGGGGGGCAGGGTGCAGGATCGTATTCTCCATATGGAGGTACATCTGCTTCACCTCAGCATTCTCGCTCAACCCTGACCCCCCGGAGAGATCAGTTTACGCCTAAG TTGTCTCCTACCGTTGTGCCCTATACTGATTTCAACCCTAGGACAGATGCAACTGCTTTAAGGAAGGCAATGAAAGGATTTGGTACAGATGAGAAGACTATTATTCAAGTACTTGCCAATCGCAGTAATTTGCAGCGCCAAGAAATTGCCGTTCAATTCAAAACTCTTTATGGAAAG GATCTTATAAAAGATTTGAAATCCGAATTAACGggcaatttcgaaaaattgattcttgCTATGATGATGCCACTACCTCAGTATTATGCCAAAGAATTGCATGATGCAATGTCTGGCGTCGGTACCGATGAATGCGTGCTTATCGAAGTGTTATGTACTATGTCTAATCATGAGATTCGTGTAATTAAACAGGCTTACGAAGCAA TGTACGGTAGATCTTTGGAGGATGATCTAATGGATGATACATCCGGCAACTTTAAACGTTTAATGGTATCATTATGTTGTGCCAACAGAGATGAGTCATTCGACGTGAATCCTCTTGCCGCAATAGAAGATGCCAAAGAACTTCTCAGAGCCG GTGAACTTCGTTTTGGGACCGATGAATCAACATTTAATGCCATTCTTGTTCAAAGAAACGTTCCGCAATTGCGACAGATATTCCAAGAGTATGAAAATATAACCGGTCACACCATCGAAGATGCTATCGGGTATGAGTTCTCTGGTGACATTAAGAAAGGTCTTCTTGCAATTG TGAAATGTGTAAAAAACAGAGCCGGTTTCTTTGCTGAGCAATTGTATAAGAGTATGAAGGGTCTTGGTACGGACGATGACCGTTTGATCAGATTGGTCGTCACACGTTGTGAGGTGGACATGGAAGAAATAAAGGAAATGTTTTCTCAAATGTATAACGAATCTCTGGCGGATTTTATTTCC GGAGATTGTTCCGGAGATTATAAGAAGTGTCTACTAGCTCTCATTTCTTAA
- the LOC143147593 gene encoding transcription initiation factor TFIID subunit 5-like isoform X1, with protein sequence MDNEKSTMLAVLQLLRKYNLKGTEELFKKEANLTDISPDEAQQTDSEVNSVLSAYKSEGDPALYEKAYSELKKFVESSLDIYKHELGTILYPVLVHMYLELVYNNHSDEAKQLLEKFGGNLEEYYQNDLKRLSNVTRREQMAGNELTDTFKSNQFIIRMSRDTLSILKRHLQEKKHSVLLNIIQEHLYFDMYEGVARNKQQIDATSGAVVGEATRQDNKAKVYYGLLKEPDIQCVPPTEEEEDDTGGADGDKPKKKKAKKDPLFSKKTKSDPNAPPVGRMPLPNLKDADKLEKVKALREASKRVVLGPDTLPSICFYTLLNAVHTVTAAEVAEDSSLLAIGFSDSSIKVWTLIPQKLRLMKTGEQLQDIDREADDVLVRMMDDRTAESSRCLYGHNGPVYSLSFSPDRNLLLSSSEDSTVRLWSLHTWTCVVCYKGHLFPVWCVRFSSHGYYFATSSHDKTARLWATDSHQPLRIFAGHYSDVDAIQFHPNSNYVATGSSDMTVRLWDCVTGSQVRLMTGHKAPIYSLAFSAEGRFLASAGADHRVLVWDLAHGHLVAALSNHSGTIHCLTFSRDGNLLVSGSLDSTIKLWDFTKLAEEMSLEDVNVSHNPDVKTNAETYLLRTFPTKNSPVLALHFSRRNLLLGIGMFEST encoded by the exons atggaCAACGAGAAAAGTACCATGCTCGCAGTTTTGCAGCTGCTTAGAAAGTACAATCTGAAG GGAACAGAAGAACTGTTCAAGAAAGAAGCGAATCTGACGGATATCTCTCCGGATGAAGCTCAGCAAACTGATTCTGAAGTAAACAGTGTACTTTCTGCATACAAAAGTGAGGGAGATCCTGCACTTTATGAAAAAGCATACAGCGagttaaaaaaatttgtagaGAGTTCTTTAGATATATATAAG cATGAGTTGGGTACAATATTATACCCAGTCTTGGTACATATGTATCTTGAATTGGTTTATAATAATCATTCTGATGAAGCTAAACAACTTCTGGAAAAATTTGGTGGAAATTTAGAAGAATATTATCAAAATGATTTAAAAAGATTGTCCAATGTTACCAGACGTGAACAAATGGCAGGAAACGAGTTAACCGACACTTTCAA atCCAATCAGTTTATAATTAGAATGTCAAGGGATACACTTTCAATATTGAAACGACATTTACAAGAAAAAAAACATAGCGTGTTATTAAACATCATACAAGAGCATCTGTATTTTGATATGTATGAGGGCGTGGCAAGAAATAAACAGCAAATTGATGCTACATCAGGAGCAGTAGTTGGTGAAGCAACTAGGCAAG ATAATAAGGCGAAAGTGTATTATGGACTTCTAAAGGAGCCAGACATTCAATGTGTGCCTCCAACTGAAGAAGAGGAAGATGATACAGGTGGTGCAGATGGAGAcaaaccaaaaaagaaaaaggctaAGAAAGATCCTTTATTTTCTAAGAAAACTAAATCGGATCCAAATGCACCACCAGTTGGTAGAATGCCTTTACCCAATTT AAAAGACGCCGATAAATTGGAGAAGGTAAAAGCACTAAGGGAAGCATCAAAACGGGTCGTTCTCGGTCCAGACACTTTACCGTCTATATGCTTTTACACGCTTCTGAACGCGGTTCATAC TGTGACAGCGGCAGAAGTGGCAGAGGATTCGAGTTTACTAGCCATTGGATTCAGTGACTCTAGTATAAAAGTGTGGACCTTAATTCCACAAAAATTAAGACTGATGAAGACGGGCGAACAATTACAGGATATTGACAGAGAAGCAG ATGACGTATTGGTAAGGATGATGGATGATCGTACAGCGGAATCATCGAGGTGTTTGTACGGACATAACGGCCCCGTATACAGTTTGTCATTTAGTCCGGATAGAAATCTTCTTCTTTCATCGTCAGAAGATAGTACAG TTAGACTGTGGTCCTTACATACATGGACATGTGTCGTGTGCTACAAGGGACACTTATTCCCAGTGTGGTGTGTCAGATTTTCATCTCACGGTTATTACTTCGCGACATCTTCCCATGATAAAACTGCCAGACTTTGGGCAACTGATTCCCATCAGCCTCTTCGTATATTTGCCGGACATTATTCTGATGTAGATGCAA TACAATTTCATCCAAACTCGAACTACGTGGCGACCGGTTCCAGTGACATGACAGTAAGATTATGGGACTGTGTAACCGGTAGCCAAGTCAGATTAATGACCGGGCACAAAGCCCCGATTTACTCTCTTGCTTTTTCCGCAGAAGGTCGATTTCTAGCATCGGCTGGAGCAGATCACCGTGTTTTAGTTTGGGATTTGGCACACGGTCATCTTGTCGCTGCTTTATCCAACCATTCCGGTACCATTCATTGTTTGACATTTAGCAGGGACGGAAACTTATTGGTCTCAG GATCGTTAGATTCTACAATTAAATTGTGGGATTTTACAAAACTCGCAGAGGAGATGAGTTTAGAGGATGTAAATGTATCGCATAACCCTGATGTGAAAACGAACGCAGAAACGTATCTTCTAAGGACTTTTCCAACGAAAAATTCACCCGTCCTGGCATTACATTTTTCCAGAAGAAATTTGTTATTAGGCATCGGCATGTTCGAATCAACGTAA